Within Cyprinus carpio isolate SPL01 chromosome A11, ASM1834038v1, whole genome shotgun sequence, the genomic segment GTGTGCTATTCATGTCTTTCATGTATCAGTCAGcctctttcttctcacataatgaaacataatttaaactcaaatcagttTATTTGATAAGTAGCTGAGAGGCATAATTTATAGTCAGCCGGTCAACATGGAAAAACAAGCCCCCTTCAGGGTTATACAAGACTATAGCCTTTATGGTGTAtacaaggaatagttcacccaacaatcaTTATTCACTCACTCTGTTACTAATGTGTCAGAATTGTTACACACCATGCAAAATATGACTGGAACACTATATTCCAAGTAtcctgaagccatatgatagatctgtgtgagaaacaaaccaaaacttAACATCCAGACACTTTCGTAAACTTGACACACATGGTCAATAAAATGTCGTTATATGTCATTGTATGGAGaataaaaattctccttttgtgttccactgaacaacatgagggtgactaaaaaCTACATAATTAAGTGAGCTATTCCTATAACTGATCCTAATCTGGcaaattgattaatttttttacactACACTACAGGTCCTATAACAATCCCAACCACTGTTATGCCAGCTATAGAGACACAGCAGCCCAACAGTTCAACAGTCCAGTCCACAAACCCTCGAGATACTTCTGAGTCACAGACCACAACACAACTAATCATAGctcaacaaacaacacaaatggATGTCAAAAACAACACTCAGTCAACCACTTCACAATCCACCTGGCCCAAGACATCTGAACTGACAACGTCTGAACTGAAAATCACCACCGTCAACTCTAGTGAAATGACATTTCCAGCAGAACCAAACAGCACATCCATTAACACAGGTACAAGATTCAACAGATATTAAGACTGAAGACTAAAATTCACCTGCACAGTTTTCATAGCTGTTCTAGATTAGTCTATCGATTATTTTGCCAAGTTCGGGAAATAACAgggcttggggcaaaaatgccaccaaaatgaaGAATGCCCCCCAAACTCAAGATAAAgagtaacaaacaaaaaagttaaggTCTACTACAGTTGTCATGAATAAagtgaaatgtgaaataaatggaAAGTTTCGCCTGCAGCATTACATATAGATTTACACTTTCactttgctatatatatatatgtgtttacatgcatatatatatatatatatatatatatatattaaatatatatatatatatatatatatatatatatatatatatatatatatatatatatacagcgaTTTCACAATAAAAAGACTGACCACTGAGGTCTTTGTTTCCAATTTTAATGAGTTCATAACACAATCAATATGCTATTTACATTATGCAATTATGGCCTTTGGCTTTTGTATCGTTAATGTTGCAAAACAAATATTGCCCCTTAATGGAAAAGTTACTTTCTGACCCAAGTTTGTAAACCTCTATGTGGTTGTAAAGATTTATGTGGTTGATTTGTCTCTGTACAGCTCTGGGAGACAGAGAAGAACAAGATTTGGCAGCAAATCCAGGGCTGGTTGCAGTGCTGTGTATTTTCTGCATTGTGGTGGCTGTAGTTGTTGTGGTTGTGATAGTGAAGGCTTTTCGCTCCAGGAGACCTCAGTTTGAGAGGCTTGATGATGTACCTATGGTAAGTCTCAAAATTAAGTAGCATTACTGCATCGTAATCATAATTATGGGCCAAGCACCAAAGTTTTCTGCATTTTCTTCTGGCTGTGAATTTTTGGCAGCCCACAGAATGGTAAAATGTTTGGCACACTAATGGTGAAGATACTATAATATGTTTTAGTTTAGTATAATATGTCAgggttatatgtgtgtgtatgtgtgtatatatacatacactatataAACACTATCGCTCCAACATTTGGTGtcaataagtttttgtttttgaaagaaatctctcatgctcaccaaggctgcatttatttgatcaaattaaaattcagtgaaaacagtaatacagtgaaatgttatttcaatttaaataattgttttctattttaatatataaaatgtaactaattcctgtgatggcaaagcttaatttttagcatCCATTACTTaaacatcaaaaatgtttttgctgtcacttttgaccaatttaatgcactcctgctgaataaaaatattaatttcttaaaaaaaaaaaaaaaaaaaaaaaaaaaaaaaaaaaatccaaaccttTGGAATATCATTTTGACATTAACAATAGTCAATTATAAATCCATCTGACATTAATTATCTGATTTTTATTTGGAGGAAATACAAAAGTGACTTATTTGTActtatttgattctttttttctttcaccagGGCAAGGTAAATGAGGAAGCACCGTTTGCCCGCTACCCTCCAAAATAAAGGCCAGTTTCTTATACGTGCTGTCTCAGTGAACCACGTAGCTATGCCTCTGATATTTCGCTTTTTGGTTTTGAAACGAAATGTGCCTTTTTAACCTACAGACTTAATGTGCAATACATAGTGTATTAGTTGTGATTATGATCAtgtgcttctttttttccccttaaaatacCACAGCCAATGACAAACTTGTAGTCAAATGAAGAAATCTAACTTCTTATGtcctatatttttgtattgttcatGCCATATTCTTCTCTTGTAAGCCCTTTTTTGATTAAAACTATCTTTTGAAAAAATCTGCTGAATGAATACATAtaatttgaatgtaaatgtacataatgAGGATTGCACTGTCAATATTTGTGAGAGACTTTGATGGGAGTGTGACATTTTCAGCCTGTCCTCCAGATGGCGCCAAAATTGTTCACAAGCAGTTGTACTGTATGTATCTTTAACATTATTTGAGAACTGAGAGTTGTTTTTGCTCAAAATAACAAATACTTTTGGCCTTGGACCACCTCAAATGAACTCGacaaatgtattgtaaataaataaaaatttgttttaggGAAGTTGACAAATAGCCTAAGCATCAATGCATAAAgttcattacatatatatatatatatatatatatatatatatgtatgtatatatttcacCTTTTGTAATTTTATAGATTACTTATGGCCTGAAAACGGAAAGTACATATTCAACTTGGCATCTCATTTGAGCTAGCTGCTGTTTAGGACAGCATGCTCTCATTGTTTACATCAAGATTTCCTAGCATGTGACTGGACCGGCGTCACTGAATTGAGTGTGCAGTTCAGAGTTTGAAGTCTAATACCCTTCACCTCATATATAAGCTGAAGTATGTGAGCACGACTGCAGATCAGACACACCTGTATGACACTCCCCTACCACTGCACAGGAATTCACACGTAAGGCCTGTTCTTCCTTCTTTAAGACTTCTGTTGGCGCATTTACAGTGTTGTATTCCCAGACattttcactgtatatttaacatattacTACAAAGCTCAGGGTCTTAGTGAAATATTTCACCTCAATGGCTCAATGACAGTTTCAGTTTATGATACTATTCGAAACTAGTTGTCTAAATAGACTCGAGGGGCCACTTGTAAAACAATTTATATGTCTGGAAGGGTTTATGTACTGTACgacctttttctcttttttttttagctcataaTACAACCGATAGTCCTTTGCTTGTGTTCTTTAATTGGTGAACAGTGGTTTAGTCATTTGAATTTGTACTGTATTTAGTAAAACAAGGTACTgtaaatttaaaagaattaaaaatgaaatatatatgaagTTAAAACTTGTCCTGTTAAGTAatttagtaaaaagtaaaagtaaaaaagtaaatcctacaccaattaGTAGCCAAAGCAAGGGTGATATTGTAGTATGCTACAGTATTTCTAATGTATAGTGCATTCATGCCACATCAGAATTGCCATAATTATGAGATTCTGACCTGTTTTTAGctatagatatactgtatataaaatgtagcTAAGTGGTCAtcttgaaatatttctgtttaataatttctataattgaCTATTGTTAATGTCTAAATAATGTAAgactaaactgaaaataaataaaataaatataatacacaataaaaaacaaatggtgtacaattttcactcagaaattgctagtgaatttcacaaacatttacaaagaaacggcaagtaacattgaattaaacatgaaattttgaagaagaaaagctgaaatagtattttctggtAAAACATGCTCCAATATTTTACAGAGCAGTTTAAGGTAGCTATAGTTTAATATAACTACATAATGTGTACTGTAaagatgtattcatttatttgcataaCCACTGTTGTTTGCTGTACCGTAGTTTTGTCTAATACTGAAATATTGTCATAGAAACCCATAATTCTGAGTCCGACAATGTTAACCGCTCTGTTCGGGTTGTCATTTAGTAATTAACGCATCAATCACCAGAGTGAATGTATTTTAATGAGGAGGAGATTAAAGACTGAATTATtcgcaacaacaacaaaataactcaaataaaataatttgcagtAAAGTCATGATGTAATAAAACTTCAAAATCACCTGGTGTGTAAACCAATTGTGCTTCGCCAACAGTTTGTCCAACAGAATTATTTCATCGTGAAGAGAATCTGTGGGGGGAAACAGCTTCAGAAACAGCCTAATCACTCAGAATGACTGTATTCAGTCAAATGACTCAGGCAGGAGTGATCTGAAAACAACACAGAAGAGTTTGGCTCATATTACGGTTCGGACACAACATATACACTAGGTTGCATGCAATAAACAGGCACAAAGTGCATGGAAATATGAGTCATAAGCATTTGCCAGTGAGAAAAAGTGTATGTTAATGATCAATCAGCAGCAAAATCAGCATGCGTAGAGCAAAATAACAATCATAATGACACAAGCACTAGGAAGTAATGCACATATGCCATTTGaactgaatgtactgtatatatgatgGACATAGAACATGAGTAATCATAAGCTGTTTATCTGTATGTTGTTTCTGATAAGTCATTGAGATTTGGATACATCAAGAGTGCTTTAGACAGATTTGAATGCCTGTGAGCATTAAAAAGCGCCTAAGAGATTTATGCATGAGCCATTTGGTTTTTCTAAAGGTTAGACAGTCCTCGAAATGGATTATGCTGAAATgtcataataaaataacttaatttttaaaccatttaaagatCATTTAAGTGCTGTATGCGTGTGCAAAATGTTCTGTGGTGAGGTTGTGTTGTTCTGACCTATgctgttttgggtggtttctatggcattgctatggtgttctgggtttCTAAGTTTTTGCGAATGGGTTGCTAGGGCTGTGCTGGGTTTTTTTCCCTTTAGGCTCCTTCAAGAGGTCACCTTTAAGTCTCAATGATATTCTGCTAGACACGTGTGAGGTTCTTTATTGACTTGTCATCCATcagtttttaatccatttttttttcatccattgcTCTATGTAATATGACAGGAGGTATATTCATGCTCTTTTAGCATTATGCTGCATCTCCGgctgtttgttttacatttatggcCTTGCATTATTATACACCACTATTACTAATACATAACTTTGGATTCCAAGATGTACggtatatgtatattaaataaattatggtgAGACACTATAGGGAAAACAAtcatttttgagattttgggctatttggcttttcataatatgttgtttcaaactagtTGAacgaaaacatccaaaataaactttaagtattgctttatctatttgcgtctgtagataTCTTAAAACATTGTGTTccccaaataagaatttttattttttttctttctgcagaaaTCAATTCTGGAAAAACTAATTTGTTTTGCTTAACAAAAATTTAGCTAACCTTTCTAatggttctgaaaaaaaaaaaatgcataggtTAGATATCATGTGTGCAAAACATACGTCAGTGAGACGTAAATCTGACAGCAGTTAATACACAGATGCTGATTAAAAAGTGTTGATGTATCTTGTAAGACTG encodes:
- the LOC109075446 gene encoding mucin-2-like, translating into MIFSVVIFILISVAASEGPITIPTTVMPAIETQQPNSSTVQSTNPRDTSESQTTTQLIIAQQTTQMDVKNNTQSTTSQSTWPKTSELTTSELKITTVNSSEMTFPAEPNSTSINTALGDREEQDLAANPGLVAVLCIFCIVVAVVVVVVIVKAFRSRRPQFERLDDVPMGKVNEEAPFARYPPK